In Primulina huaijiensis isolate GDHJ02 chromosome 16, ASM1229523v2, whole genome shotgun sequence, a single genomic region encodes these proteins:
- the LOC140961007 gene encoding uncharacterized protein has product MIAKGWSKSIEVIFTFMELPDADRVRCATFLLTGDTRLWWESASVSVNLQTLTWTWFKEVLYFKYFTEEVHSRLTRECMTLRQGDNSIAKFEKGCHFMPLIANDVREKLRHFIDGLRPVLRRDIRVVVPTTYAIVVSKALAAEQDQRDIENDRQGKRPYQAPQHHHSQ; this is encoded by the coding sequence atgatagctaaGGGATGGagtaagtccatcgaggtgataTTCACTTTTATGGAGCTGCcggatgcagacagagtcagATGTGCCACTTTTCTGTTGACAGGGGACACTAGATTGTGGTGGGAAAGTGCGTCTGTATCAGTAAATTTGCAGACCCTGACTTGGACTTGGTTTAAGGAGGTCTTATATttcaagtacttcactgaggaagtacacTCCCGCCTGACCAGAGAGTGTATGActttgcgacagggagacaacaGTATAGCAAAGTTTGAGAAGGGGTGTCACTTCATGCCCCTAATTGCGAATGATGTCCGGGaaaagctgaggcatttcattGATGGATTACGGCCAGTCTTGCGCCGTGATATTAGAGTTGTTGTTCCTACCACTTATGCTATTGTCGTGTCGAAAGccttggcggcagagcaggaccagaggGATATTGAGAatgataggcagggcaagaggccctatcaggcaccccAGCATCATCACTCACAGTAA